The Epilithonimonas zeae genome contains a region encoding:
- a CDS encoding pseudouridine synthase, with amino-acid sequence MSGDGNQSGRNRKPRTSGGSRPSGNSRSSSDSRGNSGSGKSFGNSRGPKTTRGGDRFDSRDKYENGDRKFGPKKPFNRAEKDEDKTKSFIQKRRFEKISKEVFKDTIRLNKYIANSGICSRREADELITQGLVEVNGKVVTEMGYQVQKTDRVVFDGQNITPEKPVYVLLNKPKGYISTTKDDKARKTVMDLTANASPYRIFPVGRLDRQTTGVILLTNDGHMTKKLTHPSFNMRKIYHVTLDRKLTNDDMKLIGEGIRLEEGVAEIDSISFIEGKPKNEIGIELHIGWNRVVRRIFQKLGYEVEALDRVMFAGLTKKNIKRGHWRILTEQEVNNLKML; translated from the coding sequence ATGAGCGGAGACGGAAATCAATCAGGTAGAAATAGAAAACCAAGAACTTCTGGAGGCAGTAGACCTTCAGGAAACTCCCGTAGCTCCAGCGATAGCAGAGGAAATTCTGGAAGTGGAAAATCTTTTGGAAATTCTCGTGGACCTAAAACTACTAGAGGCGGAGACCGTTTCGACAGTAGAGATAAATACGAAAATGGCGATAGAAAATTTGGTCCTAAAAAACCTTTCAACAGGGCTGAAAAAGATGAGGACAAAACAAAATCGTTCATCCAAAAAAGAAGATTCGAGAAAATAAGCAAAGAAGTTTTCAAAGATACAATCCGACTTAATAAATATATTGCTAATTCAGGGATTTGCAGTAGGAGAGAAGCTGATGAATTGATCACGCAAGGTCTTGTAGAAGTGAATGGAAAAGTGGTAACCGAAATGGGTTATCAAGTTCAGAAAACTGACAGAGTTGTTTTTGACGGACAGAATATTACGCCTGAAAAACCGGTTTATGTTCTTTTGAATAAACCAAAAGGTTATATCTCTACAACCAAAGACGATAAAGCGAGAAAAACTGTTATGGATTTGACAGCGAATGCTTCACCTTACAGAATTTTCCCTGTTGGAAGATTGGACAGACAAACGACTGGTGTTATTCTTTTGACAAATGATGGTCATATGACGAAAAAGCTGACGCATCCTTCATTCAATATGAGAAAAATCTATCACGTGACGCTGGACAGAAAATTAACCAATGATGATATGAAATTGATTGGTGAAGGAATCCGTCTGGAAGAAGGTGTTGCAGAAATCGACAGTATTTCTTTCATCGAAGGAAAACCAAAAAATGAAATTGGAATCGAACTTCATATCGGATGGAATAGAGTAGTTCGCAGGATTTTCCAAAAACTCGGCTACGAAGTAGAAGCGCTTGACAGAGTAATGTTTGCTGGATTGACTAAGAAAAATATCAAGCGAGGTCACTGGAGAATACTAACGGAACAGGAAGTGAACAACCTTAAAATGTTATAA
- a CDS encoding winged helix-turn-helix transcriptional regulator, translating into MERDQTEELRALQDTLYFIGGKWRIPVINSLCNGNKRFREIERSIPGITTRMLSKELKDMELNKLVKRTVFPDTPVLIEYEPTGYCRTFGTIIGEMINWGREHRRVIVEDKI; encoded by the coding sequence ATGGAAAGAGACCAAACCGAAGAATTGCGAGCATTGCAAGACACACTATATTTCATTGGAGGAAAATGGAGAATTCCTGTTATCAATTCACTTTGCAATGGTAACAAGCGTTTTCGCGAAATTGAAAGAAGTATTCCTGGAATCACAACCAGAATGCTTTCAAAAGAGCTGAAAGATATGGAACTGAATAAATTGGTAAAACGAACTGTTTTTCCCGACACGCCGGTTTTAATCGAATATGAACCAACAGGTTATTGCCGAACATTCGGGACAATTATCGGAGAAATGATTAATTGGGGAAGAGAACACAGAAGAGTGATTGTAGAAGATAAAATTTAA
- a CDS encoding sensor histidine kinase, producing MQQQKITISQTIIWVSSIFLGVLSSVPQLASHTFNWKEAVVNSAITAAFSVIMWYVNIYLLNRDTGKRRQQISYSRLLNILAFGMVVMFFLAWIQQLILSHINFGPTMLMVEVRGILINLVCYMFLTLLQNNYSGQQIQLELEKVKSDNLGAQFELLKQQINPHFLFNSFNTLKSMAETNDSETVDFIMKLSDFYRYTLESRKLDLITVQEEMKIVESYIFLQKARFGDGLIFSNEIDAEVLKTLIPPFTLQLLVENCIKHNIVSRSKPLQIKIYNSETEILIENPIQKKMITEDSLGVGLDNIKLRYKHLLEKEITINSDEKTFQIKLPFIYEYHHH from the coding sequence ATGCAGCAGCAAAAAATTACAATCTCTCAGACCATTATTTGGGTCAGTTCTATATTTTTGGGCGTTCTGTCATCTGTACCTCAATTGGCTTCGCATACATTCAATTGGAAAGAAGCAGTTGTCAATTCTGCTATTACAGCAGCATTTTCTGTGATAATGTGGTACGTTAATATCTACCTTCTCAATCGTGATACAGGAAAAAGAAGACAGCAGATTTCGTATTCCAGATTACTGAATATTCTGGCTTTTGGTATGGTTGTGATGTTTTTCTTAGCTTGGATTCAGCAACTTATTTTATCGCATATCAATTTTGGTCCTACAATGTTAATGGTAGAAGTTAGAGGAATTCTTATAAATCTGGTTTGCTATATGTTTTTGACTTTGCTTCAGAATAATTACTCTGGTCAGCAGATACAATTAGAATTAGAAAAAGTGAAAAGTGATAATCTGGGAGCACAATTCGAATTATTGAAACAACAAATCAATCCTCATTTTCTGTTCAATAGTTTCAATACTTTGAAATCAATGGCTGAAACCAATGACTCGGAAACAGTTGATTTTATTATGAAACTTTCGGATTTTTACAGGTACACATTAGAAAGCAGAAAACTAGACTTGATAACGGTTCAAGAAGAAATGAAAATCGTAGAATCATACATCTTTCTCCAAAAAGCACGTTTCGGCGATGGACTTATATTTTCAAACGAAATTGACGCAGAAGTTTTAAAAACATTGATTCCACCTTTTACTTTACAATTGTTAGTCGAAAATTGTATCAAACACAATATTGTTTCAAGAAGCAAACCTTTGCAAATAAAAATTTACAATTCCGAAACTGAAATCCTGATAGAAAATCCAATTCAGAAAAAAATGATAACAGAAGATTCTTTAGGCGTTGGTTTGGATAATATAAAATTGCGTTATAAACATCTTTTGGAAAAGGAAATCACAATCAATTCAGACGAAAAAACATTTCAAATAAAACTACCTTTCATTTATGAATATCATCATCATTGA
- a CDS encoding NADP-dependent isocitrate dehydrogenase has translation MSEKSKIIYTLTDEAPMLATHSFLPIVKAFTSVADVNIVPKDISLSGRILANFPEFLTDDQKIGDALSELGELATTPEANIIKLPNISASAPQLEEAIAELQAKGFAVPNYPAEPKTEEEKAIKAKYAKVLGSAVNPVLREGNSDRRAPKAVKNYAKANPHKMGAWASDSKTDVAHMSSGDFYGTETSTTVENDSKFKIVFFGNDGSEKILKDFANLKAGEVIDSSVMNINSLKAFVQEAIEEAKQRGVLLSAHLKATMMKISDPIIFGAIVETFFKEVFTKYAEIFKSLDVNPNNGLQNLYDKIAGIPQEAEIKADIDKVLENGPRVAMVNSDKGITNFHVPSDIIVDASMAALIRNGGKMWDKVGAEEDTVAIIPDRSYAGFYQAAIDDMKANGKLDPTTMGSVPNVGLMAQKAEEYGSHDKTFQAEADGTVKVLDENGNVLLEQKVEKSDIFRMCQTKDAPIQDWVKLAVNRARLSDTPAIFWLDKARAHDREIIKKVEKYLKDYDTTGLDIRILDVKDAMTETLKRAREGKDTISVSGNVLRDYLTDLFPILELGTSAKMLSIVPLMNGGGLFETGAGGSAPKHIEQFIEEGYLRWDSLGEFLALQASLEHLAQTQNNPKAQILADALDEANAKFLAEDKSPGRKLGTIDNRGSHFYLATYWAEALANQTKDADIASKFAPVAKALTENESKINEELIGSQGKAQEIDGYYRPDFAKTDDAMRPSATLNEIVNGI, from the coding sequence ATGTCAGAAAAATCAAAAATTATCTACACGCTTACGGATGAAGCGCCGATGCTTGCAACACATTCTTTTTTGCCTATCGTTAAGGCTTTTACTTCTGTTGCAGACGTTAACATCGTTCCAAAAGACATTTCACTTTCAGGGAGAATCTTGGCTAACTTTCCAGAATTCTTGACGGACGATCAAAAAATTGGAGATGCTCTTTCTGAATTGGGAGAATTGGCAACAACTCCAGAAGCTAACATTATTAAATTACCAAACATTTCTGCTTCTGCACCTCAATTAGAAGAAGCAATCGCAGAATTACAAGCTAAAGGTTTCGCAGTTCCAAATTATCCTGCTGAACCAAAAACTGAAGAAGAAAAAGCAATCAAAGCTAAATATGCAAAGGTTCTAGGTTCCGCCGTAAATCCTGTTCTTAGAGAAGGAAATTCTGACAGACGTGCACCAAAAGCTGTTAAAAATTATGCTAAGGCTAATCCACACAAAATGGGAGCTTGGGCATCTGACAGCAAAACAGATGTGGCTCATATGAGCAGCGGAGATTTCTACGGAACTGAAACTTCTACAACAGTTGAAAATGATTCTAAATTCAAAATCGTATTCTTCGGAAATGATGGTTCTGAGAAAATTCTGAAAGATTTCGCAAACCTTAAAGCTGGTGAAGTAATTGATTCTTCTGTAATGAATATCAATTCTTTGAAAGCTTTTGTTCAAGAAGCAATTGAAGAAGCAAAACAAAGAGGTGTTCTTCTTTCTGCTCACTTGAAAGCAACGATGATGAAAATCTCTGACCCGATTATTTTCGGAGCAATTGTTGAGACTTTCTTCAAAGAGGTGTTTACTAAATATGCTGAGATTTTCAAATCTCTGGATGTTAATCCAAACAACGGATTACAAAACCTTTACGATAAAATTGCTGGAATTCCACAAGAAGCTGAAATCAAAGCTGACATCGATAAAGTTCTTGAAAACGGACCTAGAGTTGCAATGGTAAATTCTGACAAAGGAATCACAAATTTCCACGTTCCTTCCGACATCATCGTTGATGCATCTATGGCTGCATTAATCAGAAACGGAGGAAAAATGTGGGACAAAGTTGGTGCTGAAGAAGATACAGTTGCCATTATTCCAGACCGTTCTTACGCAGGTTTCTATCAGGCAGCAATTGATGATATGAAAGCTAACGGAAAATTGGACCCGACTACAATGGGTTCTGTTCCAAACGTTGGTCTGATGGCTCAAAAAGCTGAAGAATACGGTTCTCACGACAAAACTTTCCAGGCTGAAGCTGACGGAACTGTAAAGGTTCTTGATGAAAACGGAAACGTTCTTTTGGAACAAAAAGTGGAGAAATCTGATATCTTCAGAATGTGTCAGACCAAAGATGCGCCAATCCAAGACTGGGTAAAATTAGCGGTAAACAGAGCAAGATTATCTGATACGCCTGCTATTTTTTGGTTAGATAAAGCAAGAGCGCACGATAGAGAAATCATCAAAAAAGTTGAGAAATATCTTAAAGATTACGATACAACAGGTCTTGACATCAGAATCCTTGATGTGAAAGATGCAATGACAGAAACGCTTAAAAGAGCAAGAGAAGGTAAAGACACCATTTCTGTTTCCGGAAACGTTTTGAGAGATTATTTGACCGACCTATTCCCTATTTTGGAATTGGGAACTTCTGCAAAAATGCTGTCTATCGTTCCATTGATGAACGGCGGTGGTTTGTTCGAAACCGGAGCCGGAGGTTCTGCTCCTAAACACATTGAGCAATTTATCGAAGAAGGGTATTTGAGATGGGATTCTCTTGGTGAATTCTTAGCATTACAGGCTTCTTTGGAGCATTTGGCTCAGACTCAGAATAATCCAAAAGCTCAGATTTTGGCTGATGCTTTAGATGAAGCTAACGCTAAATTCTTAGCAGAAGATAAATCTCCAGGAAGAAAATTAGGAACAATTGACAACAGAGGTTCGCATTTCTATTTGGCAACTTATTGGGCAGAAGCTTTAGCCAATCAAACTAAAGATGCTGATATCGCTTCTAAATTTGCGCCTGTTGCAAAAGCATTGACTGAAAACGAAAGCAAAATCAATGAAGAATTGATTGGTTCTCAAGGTAAAGCTCAGGAAATCGATGGTTATTACAGACCAGATTTCGCAAAAACTGATGATGCAATGAGACCTTCTGCAACGCTTAATGAAATTGTAAACGGAATCTAA
- a CDS encoding DUF1223 domain-containing protein, producing the protein MILKNVIKIAAFAIVFFTISAFAYNHQINEEKQNSNSENNSFVVLELFTSEGCSSCPSADKLIGEIENRYKDKPVFILSYHVDYWNNLGWKDQFSSAENSKRQQEYSRNLHSQIYTPQLIVNGKNEFVGSDREAIENAIQTTLSNSENSKIDLSAKISEKKIDVNFKTIESNSQNRLLITLIQKKSETNVKRGENEGRHLIHWQIVHQQNQISLKNNSEGISTFKLPENFVANDWEIIGLIQNVKTGQILGSAKTNL; encoded by the coding sequence ATGATACTTAAAAATGTAATAAAAATTGCGGCTTTTGCTATTGTGTTTTTCACAATTTCTGCTTTTGCTTACAACCATCAAATTAACGAAGAAAAGCAAAATTCTAACTCTGAAAATAACAGTTTCGTTGTCTTGGAACTCTTTACTTCAGAAGGCTGTTCCAGTTGTCCATCGGCTGATAAACTAATCGGTGAAATAGAAAATCGATATAAGGACAAACCTGTTTTTATTCTCTCCTATCACGTAGATTATTGGAATAATTTGGGTTGGAAAGACCAATTCAGCAGTGCGGAAAACTCAAAACGTCAACAGGAATATAGTAGAAATTTACACTCTCAGATTTACACACCACAATTGATTGTCAATGGAAAAAATGAGTTTGTTGGTTCTGACCGCGAAGCCATTGAGAATGCAATACAAACTACTCTATCAAACTCTGAAAATTCTAAAATTGATTTGTCTGCGAAAATTTCTGAGAAAAAGATAGATGTGAACTTTAAAACGATAGAAAGCAATTCTCAGAACAGACTTCTTATCACATTGATTCAAAAAAAATCAGAAACCAATGTGAAACGTGGCGAGAACGAAGGCAGACACTTGATTCATTGGCAGATTGTCCATCAGCAAAATCAGATTTCGTTAAAAAATAACTCAGAAGGAATTAGCACTTTCAAGCTTCCGGAAAATTTCGTTGCAAATGATTGGGAAATTATCGGATTGATTCAGAATGTGAAAACAGGTCAAATTCTGGGTTCAGCAAAAACTAATCTTTAA
- a CDS encoding LytR/AlgR family response regulator transcription factor, with translation MNIIIIEDEFRAAKSLENLILELKPNAKIVGVYDSIETSIDVLSKEMKPDLIFMDIHLSDGLSFEIFKQVEITCPVIFCTAFDQYMLDAFKTKGVDYILKPFSREDIAEAFRKVEELKKHFQKNELPELESLLQNMIQPKSNGKSNFLVFKNQKYTTVLTENIAYFFIHNEITHLMTFDKEQFQLSQTLGQVADLVSDKQFFRVNRQYLVNFKAIKEMEHYFQRKILVKLTIETPEQLFINKEKTHSFFTWLEDR, from the coding sequence ATGAATATCATCATCATTGAAGACGAATTTCGTGCAGCAAAATCACTTGAAAATCTGATATTGGAACTTAAACCCAATGCAAAAATAGTTGGTGTTTATGACAGTATAGAAACAAGTATCGATGTTTTGTCAAAAGAGATGAAACCTGATTTGATATTTATGGACATCCATTTATCAGACGGACTTTCTTTTGAGATTTTCAAACAAGTGGAGATAACTTGTCCTGTAATTTTCTGCACTGCTTTTGACCAATATATGTTAGACGCTTTCAAAACCAAAGGTGTAGATTATATATTGAAACCTTTTTCACGAGAAGATATCGCCGAAGCTTTTAGAAAAGTGGAAGAACTGAAAAAACATTTTCAAAAAAACGAATTGCCAGAATTGGAATCTCTACTTCAGAATATGATTCAGCCCAAATCTAATGGCAAAAGCAATTTTCTGGTTTTCAAAAATCAAAAATACACGACTGTTCTTACAGAAAACATTGCTTATTTTTTCATTCATAATGAAATTACACACTTGATGACTTTTGACAAAGAACAGTTTCAGTTAAGTCAAACTCTAGGACAAGTTGCTGATTTGGTCTCGGATAAACAATTTTTCAGAGTCAACAGACAATATCTTGTTAATTTCAAGGCTATTAAAGAAATGGAACATTATTTTCAACGAAAAATATTGGTTAAATTAACGATTGAAACTCCTGAACAACTATTCATAAACAAAGAAAAAACGCACAGCTTTTTTACTTGGCTGGAAGACCGCTAA
- a CDS encoding alpha/beta hydrolase → MNKIYVFSGLGVDKRVYGNIDFGTLDVEFIDWIQPLENENLENYAFRISKKITGENPILIGLSFGGMLSVEISKIIKVKKIILIASAKNKFELPFSFKLSGKLKLNQLLPNSILKHHNFILNWLFGIESNEEKQLLKSILQDTDSNFLKWAINEIVNWKNQIYPENCIHIHGSQDRIIPIKNVKADFVIENGGHFMTVNKAKEIEKIILNLIKK, encoded by the coding sequence ATGAATAAAATTTATGTTTTCAGTGGTTTAGGTGTTGATAAAAGAGTTTATGGTAATATAGATTTTGGAACTTTGGATGTGGAATTTATTGACTGGATTCAGCCTCTCGAAAATGAAAATTTAGAAAATTATGCTTTTCGGATTTCTAAGAAAATAACTGGCGAAAACCCAATTCTCATCGGTTTATCTTTTGGTGGAATGCTATCTGTTGAGATTTCAAAAATCATTAAAGTCAAAAAAATAATTCTGATAGCTTCTGCAAAAAATAAATTTGAACTTCCTTTTTCTTTTAAACTCTCAGGAAAATTAAAGCTGAATCAATTGCTCCCGAATTCAATTTTAAAACATCATAATTTCATTCTTAATTGGCTATTCGGAATTGAATCGAATGAAGAGAAACAATTACTAAAAAGCATTCTTCAAGATACAGATTCAAATTTTTTAAAGTGGGCAATTAATGAAATTGTAAATTGGAAGAATCAAATCTACCCTGAAAATTGTATTCATATTCACGGAAGTCAAGACAGAATTATTCCTATTAAAAATGTAAAAGCTGACTTTGTTATTGAAAATGGCGGACATTTTATGACAGTAAATAAAGCTAAGGAGATTGAAAAGATCATTTTGAACTTAATCAAAAAATAA
- a CDS encoding FtsB family cell division protein has translation MKELIKDIKKKSPTLKFFQTYVFNKYVLTLVGFLVWMIFFDSTSFLVINELNGEIKRYESQREFYKTEYEKNDKFYRKLMNNKQEKEKYARENYFMKKPNEEIFILVVDSSKIAKK, from the coding sequence ATGAAAGAACTAATCAAAGATATCAAGAAAAAATCGCCGACACTCAAGTTTTTCCAGACTTACGTTTTTAACAAATATGTATTGACATTGGTTGGATTTTTGGTCTGGATGATATTTTTTGACAGCACTTCTTTTTTGGTTATCAACGAGCTGAACGGCGAAATAAAACGCTATGAAAGCCAACGTGAGTTCTACAAAACTGAATACGAAAAGAATGACAAGTTCTACCGTAAACTGATGAACAACAAGCAGGAGAAAGAAAAATACGCCCGTGAAAATTACTTTATGAAAAAACCGAACGAAGAGATTTTCATTTTGGTAGTTGACAGTTCCAAAATTGCAAAAAAATAA
- a CDS encoding SDR family oxidoreductase, which produces MSKFNHKLAIVTGGNSGIGYATAKELIAEGAKVIITGRRKEAIEKAAKELGAIPFVADQGNLEDIETLKTEIEKQFGKVDILFINAGITGTLGSIENMNSENFDNVMNINLRGAYFTLSKFIPLLNDGASVVFLSSNVASTYKPNSSVYQASKAALNSIAKTAAAELAPRKIRVNIVSPGPTKTEIMTKAGLDEETLKGINEWLINEIPLKKMGTPEDVAKAVVYLSDNNIASFMTGTEILIDGGMVL; this is translated from the coding sequence ATGAGTAAATTTAATCACAAATTAGCCATCGTAACTGGCGGAAATAGCGGAATTGGTTATGCAACAGCAAAAGAATTGATTGCAGAAGGCGCAAAAGTCATCATCACAGGAAGACGAAAAGAAGCGATTGAAAAAGCGGCAAAAGAACTGGGAGCAATTCCTTTTGTAGCTGACCAGGGAAACCTGGAAGATATTGAAACTTTAAAAACAGAGATTGAAAAACAATTCGGGAAAGTTGATATTTTGTTTATCAATGCAGGAATTACAGGAACATTAGGTTCTATCGAAAATATGAACTCTGAGAATTTTGATAATGTGATGAACATTAATTTGCGAGGTGCCTATTTCACTTTAAGCAAATTCATTCCATTATTGAATGATGGTGCATCCGTCGTTTTTCTATCTTCAAATGTAGCTTCAACTTACAAACCAAATAGTTCTGTTTATCAAGCAAGTAAAGCAGCTTTGAATTCTATCGCGAAAACAGCTGCGGCAGAATTGGCTCCAAGGAAAATCCGTGTCAATATCGTAAGCCCTGGTCCAACAAAAACTGAAATAATGACGAAAGCTGGACTTGATGAAGAAACCTTGAAAGGAATCAATGAATGGCTGATCAATGAAATTCCATTAAAAAAAATGGGAACGCCAGAAGATGTCGCAAAAGCCGTTGTTTACTTGTCCGACAATAATATTGCGAGTTTTATGACAGGAACAGAAATTCTGATTGATGGCGGAATGGTTTTATAA
- a CDS encoding methylmalonyl-CoA mutase family protein encodes MSGFDNWEKLVQKQLKTDDIYAILQKENLENIEVKPYYQNNSETKILPKVEESTHLVAEYQDGLEEQAFAFLLNENVEGLEEKAIFINNQDLAEHILTKETNRYFSLIDVFSDDKKAEINEHLAGELLSKTFERQIGVDVSFHQNAGASIIQQLAFALTKSKELVEKFGSEILEKLVFRFAIGSNYFFEIAKIRAFKYLFNHLSKEFEKDLIPYIFAETSFRNKAKNDSDNNLIRSTLELASAMIGGSDAVFSNDYKIENQTKLSKEISFKQQIVLAYESIINVFEDATSGSYFVEDITQQFAEKSWKLLLEIEEKGGYLELLKSGEIQKMIFEQAVKEQSWVEEGKIKIIGVNLYPKLEKKKSVEELYNSNEIKAVRLAEMFE; translated from the coding sequence ATGAGTGGATTTGACAATTGGGAAAAGCTGGTTCAAAAACAATTGAAAACAGATGATATCTATGCAATTCTTCAAAAGGAGAATCTGGAAAATATTGAGGTAAAGCCTTATTATCAAAACAATTCTGAAACAAAAATTCTTCCAAAAGTTGAAGAAAGCACACATCTTGTCGCCGAATATCAGGATGGTTTGGAAGAACAGGCTTTTGCTTTTCTTTTAAATGAAAATGTTGAAGGTTTAGAAGAAAAAGCAATTTTCATCAATAATCAGGATTTAGCAGAGCATATTTTGACCAAAGAAACTAATCGATATTTTTCTTTGATTGATGTTTTTTCTGATGATAAAAAAGCGGAAATCAATGAACATCTGGCTGGCGAATTATTATCAAAAACTTTCGAAAGACAGATTGGCGTTGATGTAAGTTTCCACCAAAATGCTGGTGCTTCCATCATTCAACAATTGGCTTTTGCGCTGACGAAATCTAAGGAATTAGTAGAAAAATTCGGTTCGGAGATTCTTGAAAAATTGGTTTTTCGATTTGCAATAGGTTCCAATTATTTTTTCGAAATTGCTAAAATCAGAGCTTTCAAATATCTGTTCAATCACTTGTCTAAGGAATTTGAAAAAGACTTAATACCCTACATTTTTGCAGAAACCTCGTTTAGAAATAAGGCTAAAAATGATTCTGATAATAATCTGATTCGTTCCACTTTGGAATTAGCTTCAGCAATGATTGGCGGCTCAGACGCAGTTTTTTCAAATGATTATAAAATAGAAAATCAGACAAAGCTTTCAAAAGAAATTTCTTTTAAACAACAGATTGTTTTAGCTTACGAAAGTATTATCAATGTTTTTGAAGATGCGACTTCCGGAAGTTATTTCGTAGAAGATATTACACAACAATTCGCTGAGAAATCTTGGAAATTATTACTTGAAATCGAGGAAAAAGGTGGTTATCTTGAACTTTTGAAATCAGGCGAAATTCAGAAAATGATTTTCGAGCAAGCCGTGAAAGAACAAAGTTGGGTTGAGGAAGGAAAAATTAAAATCATCGGTGTCAATCTTTATCCAAAATTAGAAAAGAAAAAATCTGTTGAAGAACTTTATAATTCTAATGAAATAAAAGCTGTTCGTTTAGCTGAGATGTTTGAATAA
- a CDS encoding heme-binding domain-containing protein, which yields MTTIKKKSYPIAIIFLVSLGIFVGLQFFNESLKGESVTKPIEAPREVISILENSCFNCHSNQQNLSWYDKIAPISWAVNKDVKRAKEVLNFSEWNYSAGEHQGKMYAILNMMQSGKMPLPEYTILHPSAKITQKDIEVIRIYTLSLSSISSNKKVEKEISKSVETKKSNDTPISPNGIKYTDEYKNWKVISMSTLFDHSIRVIYGNDIAVKAIENEDFHPWPDGSVVVKSVWKQEKLADGEIRAGEFVNAQFMVKDSKKYTDTEGWGFAKFSGNDLHPTGKTASFAKESCIACHRQLAEKTGCLFDVPMKLNTEKLLKTLQK from the coding sequence ATGACTACAATTAAAAAGAAAAGCTACCCGATTGCGATTATATTCTTGGTAAGTTTGGGAATCTTTGTAGGACTTCAGTTTTTCAACGAATCTTTGAAGGGAGAATCTGTAACCAAACCAATCGAAGCTCCTCGTGAAGTAATTTCTATATTGGAAAATTCGTGTTTCAATTGCCACTCCAATCAACAGAATTTGAGTTGGTATGATAAAATTGCTCCCATCTCTTGGGCGGTAAACAAAGATGTAAAAAGAGCTAAAGAAGTCTTGAATTTTTCCGAATGGAATTATTCTGCGGGAGAACATCAAGGAAAAATGTACGCTATTTTGAATATGATGCAAAGCGGAAAAATGCCCCTTCCCGAATATACAATCCTTCATCCTTCCGCCAAGATAACTCAAAAAGATATAGAGGTTATTAGAATATATACGCTTTCATTATCAAGTATTAGTTCAAATAAGAAAGTAGAAAAAGAAATTTCTAAAAGTGTAGAGACTAAGAAATCCAATGACACACCAATTTCCCCAAATGGTATCAAATATACAGACGAATATAAGAATTGGAAAGTCATCAGTATGAGTACACTTTTTGACCATTCAATAAGAGTCATTTATGGGAATGATATTGCTGTAAAAGCAATTGAGAATGAGGATTTTCATCCTTGGCCAGATGGAAGTGTTGTTGTAAAATCTGTATGGAAACAGGAGAAACTTGCTGATGGCGAAATCCGAGCTGGAGAATTTGTCAATGCTCAGTTTATGGTAAAAGATTCTAAAAAATATACGGATACAGAAGGTTGGGGATTTGCGAAATTTTCGGGCAACGACTTGCATCCAACCGGAAAAACGGCATCATTCGCCAAAGAATCCTGCATTGCTTGTCATCGTCAATTAGCTGAAAAAACAGGTTGTCTCTTCGATGTTCCAATGAAACTAAATACAGAAAAATTACTAAAAACCCTTCAGAAATAA
- a CDS encoding DoxX family protein: METKTTKIIYWSGSIFMSLWFGASGFFELTKNPVVWDITRQLGYPPHFIYILGVFKLSGILVLLLPNRLLRLKEWVFAGMFFDIIFAFFSKIVVLGFPATIDAIVAFTVLSVTYLMFRKLYKSRLSFN, from the coding sequence ATGGAAACAAAAACAACAAAAATCATCTACTGGTCAGGCTCAATTTTTATGTCATTATGGTTTGGAGCGAGCGGCTTCTTTGAATTGACAAAAAATCCTGTAGTATGGGACATTACCCGACAATTAGGCTATCCGCCACACTTCATCTACATTTTAGGGGTATTCAAATTATCAGGAATTCTGGTCTTATTACTTCCCAATCGATTATTAAGATTGAAAGAATGGGTTTTCGCAGGAATGTTCTTTGATATTATTTTCGCCTTCTTTTCAAAAATCGTGGTACTCGGTTTTCCTGCAACGATTGATGCGATTGTTGCCTTTACAGTGCTTTCGGTGACGTATCTGATGTTCAGGAAATTGTATAAATCTAGACTAAGCTTTAATTAA